A genome region from Hymenobacter tibetensis includes the following:
- the pseC gene encoding UDP-4-amino-4,6-dideoxy-N-acetyl-beta-L-altrosamine transaminase yields the protein MSTSSFQPTRPLPYGRQFITDADVEAVTDTLRSDYLTQGPKVAEFEQQFASYVGARYAVAVSNGTAALHLCALALNVQPGQRVITTPITFAASANCVRYCGGEVHFADIDPTTALIDLKAVRQLLESHPKGYFHGLIPVDFAGLPVDMEEARALANEFGLWIIEDSCHAPGGFFIDSEGQNQRCGNGRYADLAIFSFHPVKHIATGEGGMITTNREDLYQELLKLRTHGITKDPAQMERHDGGWYMEMQELGYNYRMPDMLCALGISQLSRADVGLTRRRQLARQYDAAFAEMPGVRPLAGAIGHAYHLYVIQVEDRKKLYNFLRQHQIFAQVHYIPVHTMPYYQQLGWMPGTFPLAENYYAHCLSIPLFPSLTDQEQDYVVACIQEFVEQQQD from the coding sequence ATGAGTACTTCTTCTTTCCAGCCTACTCGCCCCCTGCCTTACGGCCGACAGTTTATCACCGATGCTGACGTGGAGGCCGTAACCGATACGCTGCGGTCTGACTATCTGACGCAGGGGCCCAAAGTAGCGGAGTTTGAGCAGCAGTTTGCTAGTTATGTAGGTGCTCGTTACGCCGTGGCCGTCAGCAACGGAACGGCCGCCCTGCATCTGTGCGCGCTGGCTTTAAACGTGCAGCCTGGCCAGCGTGTTATTACGACACCTATCACCTTCGCCGCCTCAGCCAATTGCGTCCGCTACTGCGGTGGTGAAGTTCATTTTGCTGACATTGATCCTACTACTGCCCTCATTGACCTAAAGGCTGTGCGGCAGCTGTTGGAAAGCCATCCGAAGGGATACTTTCATGGTCTGATTCCAGTGGACTTCGCTGGGCTGCCCGTTGATATGGAAGAAGCACGGGCGCTGGCTAATGAGTTTGGGCTCTGGATTATCGAAGACTCTTGTCACGCTCCGGGCGGTTTTTTCATTGATTCAGAAGGGCAAAACCAACGCTGCGGCAACGGCCGATATGCGGACTTAGCCATTTTCAGCTTCCATCCAGTTAAGCATATTGCTACCGGCGAAGGCGGAATGATTACCACCAACCGTGAAGACCTCTACCAAGAGCTTTTGAAACTTCGCACGCACGGCATCACGAAGGACCCCGCTCAGATGGAGCGCCACGACGGCGGCTGGTACATGGAAATGCAAGAACTGGGTTACAATTATCGAATGCCCGACATGCTTTGCGCTCTTGGTATCAGCCAGTTGAGCCGCGCCGACGTGGGTCTAACCCGCCGTCGTCAATTAGCCAGGCAATATGATGCTGCTTTCGCTGAAATGCCCGGAGTAAGACCGCTAGCGGGTGCTATAGGCCATGCCTACCATCTATATGTGATCCAAGTAGAGGACCGCAAAAAGCTTTACAACTTTCTGCGGCAACATCAGATTTTTGCTCAAGTGCATTACATTCCGGTCCATACCATGCCGTATTATCAGCAGCTGGGCTGGATGCCAGGCACCTTCCCACTGGCCGAAAACTACTATGCGCATTGCCTGAGCATTCCGCTCTTTCCTAGTCTTACCGACCAGGAGCAGGACTATGTAGTAGCGTGCATTCAGGAGTTTGTTGAGCAGCAGCAAGATTAA
- a CDS encoding pseudaminic acid biosynthesis-associated methylase produces MTFKTEQEKFWAGDFGNDYIGRNKSEEYLASNLNFFSKCFSQIEKPSSLIEFGANIGMNLKAIKLLFPSINLFGIEINQQAATELTSVIGENNVYNGSILDYETKSKFNVSLIKGVLIHINPDILPEVYEKLYQSSSKYILICEYYNPSPVTITYRGHNDRLFKRDFAGEMLDKYTDLKLVDYGFCYKRDQAFPQDDITWFLLEKQQSQFTY; encoded by the coding sequence ATGACATTCAAAACTGAGCAAGAGAAATTTTGGGCCGGAGATTTTGGCAACGACTATATTGGTAGAAATAAAAGCGAAGAATATTTGGCATCGAACCTAAACTTCTTTTCGAAGTGCTTCAGTCAAATTGAAAAGCCAAGTTCTTTGATTGAATTTGGAGCTAATATTGGAATGAATTTAAAAGCTATAAAACTTTTATTTCCTTCTATCAATTTATTTGGTATTGAAATAAATCAGCAAGCAGCAACAGAATTAACAAGCGTTATTGGAGAAAACAACGTATATAATGGCTCCATACTTGATTACGAGACCAAAAGCAAATTCAACGTTTCTTTAATAAAAGGGGTCTTGATCCACATAAACCCGGATATTCTTCCCGAAGTCTATGAGAAGCTATACCAGTCCAGTAGTAAGTATATTTTAATTTGCGAGTATTATAATCCCAGTCCAGTAACTATTACCTATAGAGGCCACAATGACCGTTTATTTAAGCGAGATTTTGCGGGAGAAATGCTTGATAAATATACCGACTTGAAGTTGGTTGATTATGGATTCTGTTATAAGCGCGACCAGGCTTTTCCACAAGATGATATAACCTGGTTTTTGTTGGAGAAGCAGCAAAGTCAATTCACGTATTAA
- the pseB gene encoding UDP-N-acetylglucosamine 4,6-dehydratase (inverting): MALDLNHKSILVTGGTGSFGKQFVQTVFDKFPQVRRLVVYSRDELKQYEMSQTFPQAQYPAIRYFIGDVRDGERLKRACEGVDVIVHAAALKQVPAAEYNPMECIKTNIFGAENVINAALDCGVKEVVALSTDKAAAPINLYGATKLCSDKLFVAANNMKGARDLRFSVVRYGNVIGSRGSVVPFFLQRRQTGVLPITHPDMTRFNISLEEGVDLVLYALEHAWGGEIFVPKIPSYKITEVAQAIGPNCQQEIVGIRPGEKLHEEMITSTDALSTVELDKYYVILPSTPNWSIDNFIAHFGGQRVPLGFHYDSANNDHWLSAEEIREEIRLHVDANFAV, translated from the coding sequence ATGGCCCTCGACCTCAATCATAAGTCTATTCTGGTAACTGGCGGCACCGGTTCATTCGGCAAGCAGTTCGTACAAACCGTCTTCGACAAATTCCCGCAGGTCCGGCGGTTGGTAGTGTACTCGCGTGATGAACTGAAGCAATACGAAATGTCTCAGACGTTCCCACAAGCGCAATACCCCGCTATCCGTTATTTCATTGGCGATGTGCGGGATGGCGAGCGGTTGAAACGGGCCTGCGAAGGCGTGGATGTTATCGTGCATGCCGCAGCGCTCAAGCAGGTGCCAGCGGCTGAGTACAACCCCATGGAATGCATCAAAACCAATATTTTTGGGGCCGAAAACGTAATTAATGCCGCCCTTGATTGCGGCGTGAAGGAAGTGGTAGCGTTGAGCACTGATAAGGCAGCTGCACCCATCAACCTTTACGGCGCCACCAAGCTTTGCTCCGACAAGCTGTTTGTGGCAGCCAACAACATGAAGGGTGCCCGCGACCTACGCTTTTCGGTGGTACGCTACGGCAACGTAATTGGCTCGCGCGGATCGGTGGTTCCGTTCTTCTTACAACGACGTCAAACCGGCGTGCTCCCCATTACTCACCCTGACATGACGCGCTTCAACATTTCGCTGGAGGAAGGCGTTGATTTAGTGCTTTATGCACTGGAACACGCCTGGGGTGGCGAGATTTTCGTGCCCAAAATTCCGAGCTACAAAATCACCGAAGTAGCGCAAGCCATTGGCCCGAACTGCCAACAGGAAATCGTAGGCATACGCCCTGGCGAAAAACTACACGAGGAAATGATTACCTCAACCGACGCCCTGAGTACAGTGGAGCTCGATAAGTATTACGTTATTCTGCCTTCCACTCCCAACTGGAGCATCGACAATTTCATTGCCCATTTTGGTGGCCAGCGGGTGCCGTTAGGCTTCCACTATGATTCAGCCAACAACGACCATTGGCTATCAGCCGAGGAGATTCGAGAGGAAATCCGGCTGCACGTTGATGCTAATTTTGCCGTGTAG
- a CDS encoding glycosyltransferase family 4 protein, translating into MSAARPLRLLVVTYYWPPSGGAGVQRSLKFVKHLPALGVEPTVLTVDPAQGAYPVLDHSLAAEIPAGVRVIRTSTSEPFGSYKKLTGRQQIPYGGFANESKTSFTQQLFKFVRGNLFIPDARRGWNAHVLQAVADLFAQGEEFDAVLTSSPPHSSQLIGLELKRRYGLHWLADLRDPWTDIYYRAELNQTALARWLNARYERQVLEQADIVLTTSADTKRLFLGKSAKLKDSKFHVLPNGYDESDFRLPSSPSAEALLITHTGTISETYHIELLLGAVAECIRRHPEVPLRLRFVGKVADGVRQQLTDNGLLEVTELLPFVPHDESVGYLLRSTVLLMAIPDVPHNFGILPGKVFEYLAANKPIICVGPTGSDADNLLQECGAGRAWPYDAYEAMLEYLESLVAQWRVNPNLDLPALSHTRYSRRALTEQLVSLLK; encoded by the coding sequence GTGTCTGCTGCTCGTCCGCTCCGTTTGCTCGTTGTCACCTACTACTGGCCTCCTTCTGGTGGTGCGGGTGTCCAACGAAGCCTGAAGTTTGTAAAGCACCTGCCAGCCCTTGGGGTTGAGCCGACGGTACTTACCGTAGACCCTGCACAAGGAGCGTACCCGGTGCTCGACCATTCGCTGGCCGCCGAGATACCGGCCGGCGTCCGCGTTATTAGGACCAGCACTTCCGAGCCTTTTGGGAGCTATAAAAAGCTAACCGGAAGACAACAAATTCCTTATGGCGGATTCGCCAACGAAAGCAAAACCAGCTTCACCCAGCAGCTTTTTAAGTTCGTACGGGGCAACCTGTTTATCCCGGATGCGCGGCGCGGCTGGAACGCCCATGTGCTACAAGCCGTGGCCGACTTATTTGCTCAAGGGGAGGAATTCGACGCTGTACTTACCAGTTCGCCACCGCATTCCTCACAGCTCATTGGGCTGGAACTGAAGCGCCGCTACGGCTTGCACTGGCTGGCCGATTTGCGCGATCCTTGGACCGACATCTATTACCGCGCTGAACTCAACCAAACCGCCCTGGCTCGCTGGCTGAATGCCCGATATGAACGACAAGTGCTGGAACAGGCCGACATTGTGCTAACCACCAGTGCCGATACCAAACGGTTGTTTCTCGGCAAATCGGCGAAGTTGAAAGACAGCAAATTCCACGTTCTGCCGAATGGCTACGATGAAAGTGACTTCCGACTCCCCTCCTCTCCTTCCGCGGAAGCGTTGCTTATCACGCATACGGGCACCATATCCGAGACGTACCACATCGAGCTGTTGTTGGGCGCCGTGGCGGAGTGCATCCGCCGCCACCCCGAAGTGCCGTTGCGCTTACGTTTTGTGGGCAAAGTAGCGGACGGTGTGCGCCAACAGTTGACTGACAATGGTCTGCTGGAAGTGACAGAGCTATTGCCCTTTGTGCCACACGACGAATCGGTGGGCTACTTGCTGCGGTCCACAGTATTACTCATGGCCATTCCGGATGTACCGCACAACTTTGGCATTTTGCCTGGCAAGGTGTTCGAGTACTTAGCTGCCAACAAGCCTATTATTTGCGTGGGTCCCACCGGCTCCGACGCCGATAACCTGCTTCAGGAATGCGGCGCCGGGCGCGCTTGGCCCTATGACGCTTACGAGGCTATGCTTGAGTACCTAGAATCCCTTGTGGCACAGTGGCGCGTCAACCCCAACCTCGATCTGCCGGCCCTCAGTCATACCCGCTATTCCCGCCGCGCCCTCACAGAACAGTTGGTAAGCCTTCTAAAGTGA
- the ffh gene encoding signal recognition particle protein, whose product MFDNLSTKLDKAFKTLKGQGSITEINVAATIKEIRRALVDADVNYKVAKEVTDKIKDEAMGRDVLTAVSPGQLMTKIVYDELTLLMGGDKKDIVIKGDPAVVLLSGLQGSGKTTFAGKLASFIKKQNRTVLLVACDVYRPAAINQLQVLGEQIGVEVYAEVENKNPVEISRNAIEYARKNNKKVVIIDTAGRLAVDEQMMTEIEAVKRAITPSETLFVVDSMTGQDAVNTAKTFNDRLNFDGVVLTKLDGDARGGAALSIRAVVEKPIKFISTGEKMEALDMFYPDRMAQRILGMGDVISLVERAQQQFDEDEAKRINQKIRKNQFNFDDFLSQLEQIKKMGNLKDLVGMIPGMSKAIKDVEIDDDAFKPIESIIKSMTPHERANPDVLNGSRRKRLAKGSGTDIQQVNNLMKQFEDMRKMMRTMNKMSQTKGGMQQMARMMGGMGKAGGGKF is encoded by the coding sequence ATGTTTGATAACCTCAGTACCAAGCTCGATAAAGCCTTTAAGACGCTTAAAGGCCAGGGCAGCATCACCGAAATCAACGTGGCGGCCACCATTAAGGAAATCCGCCGCGCCCTCGTTGATGCCGACGTAAATTACAAGGTGGCGAAAGAAGTCACCGACAAAATCAAGGACGAGGCCATGGGCCGCGACGTGCTGACGGCGGTTTCTCCGGGCCAGCTCATGACCAAAATCGTTTATGATGAGCTAACGCTGCTCATGGGCGGCGACAAAAAGGATATTGTTATTAAGGGCGACCCGGCCGTTGTGCTGCTTTCGGGTCTGCAGGGTTCTGGCAAAACCACCTTCGCGGGTAAGCTGGCCTCGTTCATCAAAAAGCAGAACCGTACGGTGTTGTTGGTTGCCTGCGACGTGTATCGTCCGGCGGCTATCAATCAGCTGCAGGTGCTGGGCGAGCAAATTGGGGTGGAAGTATATGCCGAGGTGGAAAACAAAAACCCGGTGGAAATTTCACGCAATGCCATCGAGTACGCCCGCAAAAACAACAAGAAAGTAGTGATCATCGATACCGCTGGCCGCTTGGCCGTGGACGAGCAGATGATGACGGAAATAGAAGCGGTAAAGCGCGCCATCACCCCCTCGGAAACGCTGTTCGTGGTGGATTCGATGACGGGCCAAGACGCCGTAAATACGGCCAAGACCTTCAACGACCGGCTGAACTTCGATGGTGTGGTGCTTACCAAACTGGACGGTGACGCCCGTGGTGGTGCGGCCCTCAGCATCCGGGCCGTGGTGGAAAAGCCCATCAAGTTTATCTCAACGGGTGAAAAGATGGAGGCGCTGGATATGTTCTATCCAGACCGGATGGCCCAGCGCATCTTGGGCATGGGCGACGTTATCTCGCTGGTAGAGCGCGCGCAGCAACAGTTCGACGAGGACGAAGCCAAGCGCATCAACCAGAAGATTCGCAAAAATCAGTTCAACTTCGACGACTTTCTCTCGCAGCTAGAGCAAATCAAGAAGATGGGTAACCTGAAAGACCTGGTGGGCATGATACCCGGCATGAGCAAGGCTATCAAGGACGTGGAAATCGACGACGATGCCTTTAAGCCCATCGAGAGCATCATCAAGAGCATGACCCCCCACGAGCGGGCCAACCCAGATGTGCTCAACGGCTCACGCCGTAAGCGCCTTGCAAAAGGCTCGGGTACCGATATTCAGCAGGTTAACAACTTGATGAAGCAGTTCGAGGATATGCGCAAGATGATGCGCACCATGAACAAAATGAGCCAAACCAAAGGCGGTATGCAGCAAATGGCCCGCATGATGGGCGGTATGGGCAAAGCAGGAGGGGGAAAGTTCTAA
- a CDS encoding T9SS type A sorting domain-containing protein, translating into MEDLNMYRSVIGLKLINDVENVLNYPLSSYHNLYYMKTLFLPLSRIRSWLNSSSRALLPAALALGLAQHAQAQSTFPRFEAFTSNTVTDFRLGGSPNPATLTGTSSTDTNGFLRLTDASTFQSGFIIDQRSFPAPQGFSISFEFFSHSGTGADGFSVFLVDADKTTGASFTPGAPGGALGYTQRDAGPVSNGVPNGYIGIGIDEFGNFANPGEGRIGGPGVRADAVSIRGSGNGSTGYAYIAGSGTLPFSLDVGAAGRVTNPSNPNYRRAYIDVIPQGTAPNITYKITVRIQHGNAVTTAIDNVTVTTPPQNLRIGFAGSTGGNTNVHEIRNLSVVQSPIANDDLAGTIYNQPVTFNALNNDQFFGSNFKLGSVDLDITTPTVDSIRTVTAGTFKANRNGTVTFTPSGTFAGVVTIPYLMQDVAGSTPTAPNPQYFSNPANITIIVEGADLATSVSGPASANPGSRITYTVNTSNLGTQVATNVVPIIRLPTGLSNVVVPNGSYDSTSGIVTFGTIATLTPTDAPVFNTVTFTVPVSGPITSTATFQTPPAIPDPVASNNAATITTVVTGVADIATACATPGKDGPGALNASTSPNTYYPGVSVGTANGTSTITVGVARTGAGTAATAVAVNDLVLIMQMQGADITTTATSDTYGTVTANNNYTAGKYEYAIVRGVAAGTGNERVLTLAKTLTNTYSTLANTTTAGQRRFQVIRIPQYSSLSISSGVTGANWDGNTGGVLALDVAGRTTFATGSSLSMSARGFRGGGASIAGTVASTSAYASASDQGHGSKGEGTAGTPFRIFNGTAIAQATPTTGYPIGSHAAGAPGNAGGGATDRSTTNSGNAGGGGGSNGGNGGTGGYGSTGNNSAGGLRAIGGRNVSDVATASRIFMGGGGGSGSVNTGDNATLASGAVGGGIIIFRTGLVSGTGTIAANGGTAASTNTTQGGGGGGAGGTIIVLASPPGNEASGLNGLTVSAIGGAGGSVNNGNNDNSYGPGGGGGGGYIYTNSALAGSNVDGGANGVTNDGSRSNSIAYGAGPGTAGVASTDTAPTSTATIAGASSCLPVLSMALATSTPNVVRPNGTTVNPAVYTLTVSNTGGAATDVSAQVSMNALFGYDNTFAPVAVQTTADGTTSPVTIGGTLPSNGVSTPTFSGLSIPAGASLRITFRATIATSAVNNFAYQASGRVNYTNPLRTVEATTTTISPGNNYTGSASTSTALGTAGGNNYTGTSTAEDVTITRPLPVELKRFDVAASGLNAELTWATASELQNDHFNIERSLDGKNFERIHVVKGQGTSPKEVAYRYTDAGAGRLSLKPIYYRLQQVDLDGNSSYSPVRIVKFERGTKAAIALYPNPHQGTATLDLTALPTLDSQVEVMDISGRLVGKFQLLGGLQHPLDLHALPLGSYLVRVRNAETVVTLPMIRN; encoded by the coding sequence TTGGAAGACCTAAACATGTACAGGTCTGTGATCGGGCTGAAGTTGATTAATGATGTTGAAAATGTCCTGAATTACCCCTTAAGCAGCTACCACAATCTATACTACATGAAAACACTTTTCCTCCCACTTAGCCGAATACGAAGCTGGTTGAACTCATCCAGTAGGGCTTTATTGCCGGCAGCTTTAGCGTTAGGCTTAGCGCAACATGCACAGGCGCAATCTACGTTTCCTAGGTTCGAAGCATTTACATCGAATACTGTAACCGACTTCCGATTAGGGGGCTCTCCTAACCCAGCTACACTAACAGGGACTAGTTCGACAGACACGAATGGGTTCTTGCGGCTTACTGATGCAAGCACCTTTCAATCGGGCTTCATTATTGACCAACGCTCTTTTCCGGCACCCCAAGGATTTAGCATCTCGTTCGAGTTTTTCTCGCACAGCGGTACTGGGGCAGATGGGTTTTCGGTGTTTCTAGTTGATGCGGATAAAACTACCGGAGCATCCTTTACCCCTGGCGCCCCAGGCGGGGCACTAGGTTACACTCAGAGAGACGCCGGCCCAGTTAGTAACGGTGTTCCAAACGGCTATATAGGGATTGGCATTGATGAGTTTGGCAATTTTGCAAATCCTGGAGAAGGACGCATCGGTGGTCCAGGCGTCAGAGCTGATGCTGTCTCTATTCGTGGCAGCGGCAACGGTAGCACTGGATATGCTTATATAGCGGGGAGTGGCACTTTGCCTTTTAGTCTGGACGTAGGTGCTGCCGGCCGGGTCACGAATCCGAGTAACCCCAACTATCGTCGGGCTTATATTGACGTAATACCGCAAGGAACCGCTCCGAATATAACTTATAAAATTACTGTGCGCATACAGCACGGTAATGCGGTGACAACAGCCATCGATAACGTGACGGTTACAACGCCACCTCAAAACCTTCGCATTGGATTTGCTGGTTCTACGGGTGGCAACACCAACGTCCATGAAATCCGCAACCTATCAGTTGTGCAGTCCCCGATTGCCAATGATGACTTAGCCGGCACGATCTATAATCAGCCTGTTACGTTTAATGCGCTCAACAACGACCAGTTCTTCGGCAGTAACTTCAAGTTAGGCTCAGTTGACTTGGACATTACCACTCCTACCGTTGACAGTATTCGCACAGTAACAGCCGGTACATTCAAAGCAAATCGCAACGGCACAGTTACGTTCACGCCCAGCGGCACTTTCGCAGGCGTGGTGACCATCCCCTATCTCATGCAGGATGTAGCAGGATCTACTCCTACTGCACCGAATCCGCAATATTTCTCTAATCCGGCCAATATCACCATTATTGTGGAGGGAGCCGACTTGGCTACTAGCGTAAGCGGACCAGCTTCAGCCAATCCTGGCTCGCGTATTACCTATACGGTTAATACGTCCAACCTAGGTACCCAAGTGGCCACGAACGTGGTGCCTATCATCCGACTACCTACCGGCTTGAGCAACGTAGTTGTACCTAATGGCTCTTACGATTCAACTTCAGGCATAGTAACATTCGGCACCATAGCTACCCTTACGCCTACTGATGCGCCTGTCTTCAATACGGTTACTTTCACGGTTCCTGTTTCTGGCCCCATCACAAGCACTGCTACCTTCCAGACGCCACCTGCTATTCCTGACCCAGTTGCTAGCAACAACGCAGCCACTATTACTACAGTTGTAACAGGAGTTGCTGACATAGCCACGGCTTGTGCTACACCAGGTAAAGATGGTCCTGGTGCCTTGAATGCCTCTACCAGCCCTAATACTTATTATCCTGGCGTTTCAGTAGGTACGGCCAACGGTACATCTACCATTACAGTAGGAGTGGCTAGAACTGGCGCTGGCACTGCAGCTACCGCTGTAGCAGTAAACGATTTGGTGCTCATCATGCAGATGCAGGGCGCTGATATTACAACTACTGCTACTAGCGATACATACGGTACCGTTACCGCTAATAATAACTACACGGCAGGCAAGTATGAGTACGCCATTGTGCGAGGTGTTGCAGCAGGAACAGGTAACGAGCGAGTACTAACATTAGCAAAAACGCTGACCAACACTTACTCTACTCTCGCAAACACTACTACTGCAGGCCAACGCCGTTTTCAGGTGATTCGCATTCCGCAATATTCATCCCTCTCTATTTCCAGCGGAGTAACTGGAGCCAACTGGGACGGAAATACGGGTGGTGTTTTAGCACTAGATGTAGCAGGTAGAACCACATTTGCTACAGGTTCTTCCTTATCAATGTCTGCAAGAGGATTTCGTGGTGGTGGTGCATCTATCGCAGGAACTGTTGCCTCAACATCAGCCTACGCAAGTGCTTCTGACCAAGGCCACGGCTCGAAAGGAGAAGGCACTGCAGGTACTCCATTCCGAATTTTTAATGGCACAGCCATCGCACAAGCGACCCCCACTACAGGCTACCCAATAGGTAGCCACGCGGCAGGTGCCCCCGGCAATGCAGGCGGTGGTGCAACAGACCGCTCAACAACTAACTCAGGTAATGCTGGCGGTGGCGGTGGTAGCAATGGTGGCAATGGTGGTACTGGTGGTTACGGCTCTACCGGTAACAACTCTGCGGGTGGGCTTAGAGCTATAGGCGGCCGCAATGTATCGGATGTAGCTACAGCGTCACGCATTTTTATGGGCGGCGGTGGCGGTTCTGGCTCCGTGAATACCGGTGATAACGCCACACTTGCTAGTGGTGCTGTCGGAGGGGGTATCATTATCTTCCGTACAGGCTTAGTTTCTGGGACCGGCACGATAGCAGCTAATGGTGGCACTGCCGCATCGACAAACACTACGCAAGGTGGTGGCGGTGGCGGCGCAGGTGGGACAATCATAGTACTGGCTTCGCCCCCTGGTAACGAAGCATCTGGCTTGAATGGTCTTACAGTTTCAGCAATAGGAGGTGCAGGTGGCTCAGTAAATAATGGCAATAATGATAATTCCTATGGTCCAGGTGGTGGTGGTGGTGGTGGCTATATCTATACCAATAGCGCTCTTGCTGGCTCAAATGTGGATGGTGGTGCAAATGGGGTAACTAACGATGGAAGCAGAAGCAATTCTATTGCATATGGTGCTGGACCTGGTACTGCTGGGGTTGCCTCAACTGATACGGCACCAACCAGCACCGCCACTATTGCTGGTGCTAGTTCTTGCTTACCAGTGCTGTCTATGGCACTAGCTACTTCCACGCCCAATGTAGTTCGTCCGAATGGCACTACTGTAAATCCAGCTGTTTATACGCTAACTGTTTCTAACACAGGTGGTGCCGCAACAGATGTAAGTGCTCAAGTTTCCATGAATGCGCTTTTTGGCTACGATAATACGTTTGCTCCAGTGGCTGTTCAAACTACCGCTGATGGCACTACTTCACCTGTTACTATCGGTGGCACGTTACCTAGCAACGGAGTATCTACCCCTACGTTCAGTGGATTGTCTATTCCGGCTGGTGCTTCGCTTCGTATTACTTTCCGTGCTACTATAGCAACTTCAGCTGTGAATAACTTCGCGTATCAAGCTAGCGGCCGTGTTAACTATACAAATCCGCTTCGCACTGTTGAGGCTACTACTACAACCATTTCACCAGGCAACAACTACACAGGTTCAGCTAGCACCAGTACTGCATTAGGTACAGCAGGTGGTAATAATTATACTGGCACTAGCACCGCGGAAGACGTAACCATCACCCGTCCGCTACCAGTGGAGTTGAAGCGGTTTGATGTAGCTGCCAGTGGCTTGAACGCTGAGTTGACTTGGGCCACGGCCAGCGAGTTGCAAAATGACCACTTCAACATTGAGCGTAGCCTCGATGGCAAGAACTTCGAGCGTATTCATGTTGTGAAAGGCCAAGGAACCTCTCCTAAAGAAGTGGCTTACCGCTATACCGATGCTGGCGCTGGTCGTTTGTCGTTGAAGCCAATATATTACCGTCTGCAGCAAGTAGACCTCGACGGTAACAGCAGCTACTCTCCGGTACGTATTGTGAAGTTTGAACGCGGAACGAAGGCAGCTATTGCCCTCTATCCTAATCCGCACCAAGGAACTGCTACCCTCGATCTTACTGCTTTACCTACGCTTGATTCTCAGGTTGAAGTGATGGATATATCAGGTCGATTAGTGGGCAAGTTTCAGCTACTTGGCGGGCTTCAGCATCCGCTCGACTTACATGCTCTTCCCCTTGGTTCTTACCTAGTTCGGGTGCGCAACGCAGAAACGGTTGTTACCCTACCAATGATTCGTAACTAG
- a CDS encoding P-loop NTPase family protein, with amino-acid sequence MRNSKKNAKWESLVGCPAQNFKTIGFANSRREAEKMSKQALKELADNNELSACGATYCDIVVRDRDGFLSIRYA; translated from the coding sequence ATGAGAAACTCCAAAAAAAACGCAAAATGGGAATCGCTGGTAGGTTGTCCTGCACAAAACTTCAAAACAATTGGTTTTGCTAACTCTCGCAGAGAGGCAGAGAAAATGTCCAAGCAGGCTTTAAAGGAGCTAGCTGATAACAATGAGCTTAGCGCGTGTGGTGCAACCTACTGTGATATTGTGGTGCGCGACAGAGACGGTTTTTTGAGCATCAGATATGCGTAG